A genomic region of Mycobacterium sp. Aquia_213 contains the following coding sequences:
- a CDS encoding TetR/AcrR family transcriptional regulator produces MRYPPGQKARARDALVRAGTRSLKTSGFNGIGVDGLAAAAGVTSGAFYSNFPNKTAILEAVIEAGLGEPFVTDTDAMTRTEARAHMIAFLHEYMNTDHSLDVAGGCVMPALSADVSRAEPPVKEAYQRKMIALIDRITELLDGEESDRRQRAWSIVALMVGSVLISRGMPEDSENRSAPLDSALSTASALMDAEPQG; encoded by the coding sequence GTGCGATACCCACCAGGCCAGAAGGCACGCGCGCGCGACGCACTCGTGCGCGCCGGCACCCGCTCGCTCAAGACGAGCGGGTTCAACGGCATCGGCGTGGACGGGCTGGCCGCCGCCGCGGGCGTCACGTCGGGCGCTTTCTATTCGAACTTCCCGAACAAGACGGCGATTCTCGAGGCCGTCATCGAGGCGGGGCTGGGCGAACCCTTCGTCACGGACACGGACGCAATGACCCGTACCGAGGCGCGGGCGCACATGATCGCGTTTCTCCACGAATACATGAACACCGATCACAGCCTCGATGTGGCGGGTGGGTGCGTGATGCCCGCGCTGAGCGCAGACGTGTCCCGTGCCGAACCGCCGGTCAAAGAGGCTTACCAGCGCAAAATGATCGCACTGATCGACCGAATCACCGAACTGCTCGACGGAGAGGAATCCGACCGCCGGCAACGGGCATGGAGCATCGTCGCCTTGATGGTCGGATCGGTCCTGATCTCGCGCGGTATGCCCGAAGACAGCGAAAACCGAAGCGCGCCACTAGATTCCGCGCTCAGTACGGCGTCCGCACTAATGGACGCCGAACCGCAGGGCTAG
- the rplX gene encoding 50S ribosomal protein L24: MKVKKDDTVLVIAGKDKGAKGKVLKVYPDRNRVLVEGVNAIKKHTAVSTNQRGARSGGIVTQEAPIHISNVMVVDSDGKPTRVGYRVDEETGKRVRISKRNGKDI; the protein is encoded by the coding sequence ATGAAGGTCAAGAAGGACGACACCGTCCTGGTGATCGCGGGCAAGGACAAGGGCGCCAAAGGCAAAGTGCTGAAGGTTTACCCGGACCGCAACCGCGTGCTGGTCGAGGGTGTCAACGCGATCAAGAAGCACACCGCGGTTTCGACCAACCAGCGCGGCGCCCGCTCGGGCGGAATTGTCACCCAGGAAGCGCCGATTCACATCTCCAACGTGATGGTGGTCGACTCCGACGGTAAGCCGACCCGCGTCGGCTACCGGGTCGACGAGGAGACCGGTAAGCGCGTCCGTATTTCCAAGCGCAACGGCAAGGACATCTGA
- a CDS encoding DUF4436 domain-containing protein has translation MTTETPPTVAPPEPDKPPNSGAGGFLSRHRPRLSLGAFILACVIGVYAFSLFGVHYLQRSAGPLPPLDLSQGGGNDTIVQLRLDDFKTTANRLKVDVLVYPPDSLYDKRFDVLSTDVAVRLYPTSDLGDLQFPKGKAPAQVETTIETHGDPANWPLDTYRTEKISADTLIGSGDERKKLPARVEVTGSLDGWDVDVSRVDETSNVNSRGLDDAQLVITLKRAKGPLVFDLFICIVLITLPIVGLSVAIPMVMGRRKFVPPFGTWYAAMLFAIVPLRNILPGSPPPGSWIDQAIVQWVLIALVVAMTLYILAWVRQGD, from the coding sequence ATGACCACCGAAACACCGCCGACAGTCGCGCCCCCAGAGCCGGACAAGCCGCCGAATTCGGGCGCCGGCGGCTTTCTCAGCAGGCACCGGCCGCGCCTGTCCCTCGGCGCGTTCATCCTGGCGTGTGTGATCGGCGTCTACGCCTTCTCCCTGTTCGGCGTGCACTACCTGCAGCGATCGGCGGGACCACTGCCACCGCTGGACCTGAGCCAGGGCGGCGGCAACGACACCATCGTGCAGTTGCGCCTCGACGACTTCAAAACCACCGCTAATCGCCTCAAGGTCGACGTGCTCGTCTACCCGCCGGATTCGTTGTACGACAAGCGATTCGACGTCCTGAGCACCGACGTCGCGGTGCGTCTGTACCCCACGAGTGACCTCGGCGATCTGCAATTCCCGAAGGGCAAGGCGCCCGCGCAGGTCGAAACGACCATCGAGACGCACGGCGACCCGGCCAACTGGCCGCTCGACACGTACAGAACCGAGAAAATCTCGGCCGATACCTTGATCGGCTCCGGCGACGAGCGCAAGAAACTGCCCGCCCGGGTCGAAGTGACCGGAAGTTTGGATGGCTGGGATGTCGACGTCAGCCGCGTCGACGAAACCAGCAACGTCAACTCGCGGGGTCTCGACGACGCGCAGCTGGTCATCACGCTCAAGCGGGCGAAGGGGCCGCTGGTCTTCGACCTCTTCATCTGCATCGTCCTCATCACCCTGCCGATCGTGGGCTTGTCGGTGGCGATTCCGATGGTGATGGGCCGCAGAAAGTTCGTGCCGCCCTTCGGAACGTGGTACGCCGCGATGCTGTTCGCGATCGTCCCGCTGCGAAATATCCTGCCCGGTTCACCACCGCCGGGCTCCTGGATCGACCAGGCCATCGTGCAGTGGGTGCTGATCGCGTTGGTGGTGGCGATGACCTTGTACATTCTCGCCTGGGTCCGGCAAGGGGACTAA
- a CDS encoding alpha/beta hydrolase fold domain-containing protein — protein sequence MVSTQAKEFAEFFGALSARSANPNFDLETIRDVIETMHVATKEPEGVTYAEVDAGGVQALWCIPVDADPDRVLLHNHLGGTVVASMHSDRKAAAHIAKAAGARSLVLNFRRSPENKFPAQLEDVRNAYNWLLQQGYRPENIASVGHSVGGNFAVGLAIALRDEGSALPGAIVSISPWVDLTLTNETYTSNADSDRLLSLPLAQFFRSSWLDGTGVSPEDPRVSLLFADLSGLPPIAVSWGSDELLAGEDAEFARRLEAAGNDVLVREVEGGQHSFIIGAGWVPEVDEAIAEIGDWLRKKLGS from the coding sequence ATGGTCAGCACGCAGGCGAAAGAGTTCGCCGAATTCTTCGGCGCTCTGAGCGCGCGGTCCGCCAACCCCAATTTCGACCTGGAAACGATCCGGGACGTCATCGAGACCATGCACGTCGCCACCAAGGAACCCGAGGGTGTCACCTACGCCGAAGTGGACGCCGGCGGCGTGCAGGCGCTGTGGTGCATTCCCGTCGATGCCGACCCGGACCGCGTGCTGCTGCACAACCACCTGGGCGGCACCGTCGTCGCGTCCATGCATTCTGACCGCAAGGCCGCGGCGCACATCGCGAAGGCGGCGGGCGCGCGGTCCCTGGTGCTCAACTTCCGGCGCTCGCCGGAAAACAAATTCCCCGCCCAGCTCGAGGATGTGCGCAACGCCTACAACTGGCTGCTGCAGCAGGGTTACCGGCCGGAAAACATTGCCAGCGTAGGGCATTCGGTCGGCGGGAACTTCGCGGTCGGCCTGGCGATCGCGCTGCGGGACGAAGGGTCCGCGCTGCCGGGTGCGATCGTGTCGATTTCGCCGTGGGTCGACCTGACGCTGACGAACGAGACCTACACCAGCAATGCGGATTCCGACCGGCTGCTCTCGCTTCCGCTGGCGCAGTTCTTCCGGTCGTCCTGGCTGGACGGAACCGGCGTGAGCCCCGAAGATCCGCGGGTGAGCCTGCTGTTCGCCGACCTGTCCGGGCTGCCGCCGATCGCGGTGTCGTGGGGCAGCGACGAACTGCTCGCCGGTGAGGACGCCGAGTTCGCCCGCCGCCTGGAAGCGGCCGGAAACGACGTCTTGGTGCGCGAGGTCGAGGGGGGCCAGCACTCCTTCATCATCGGCGCGGGCTGGGTGCCCGAGGTCGACGAAGCGATCGCCGAGATCGGCGACTGGCTGCGCAAAAAACTGGGAAGCTGA
- the rplN gene encoding 50S ribosomal protein L14: MIQQESRLKVADNTGAKEILCIRVLGGSSRRYAGIGDVIVATVKDAIPGGNVKRGDVVKAVVVRTVKERRRSDGSYIKFDENAAVIIKPDNDPRGTRIFGPVGRELREKRFMKIISLAPEVL, encoded by the coding sequence GTGATTCAGCAGGAATCGCGACTGAAGGTCGCCGACAACACCGGCGCCAAGGAGATCTTGTGCATCCGGGTGCTCGGTGGCTCGTCGCGACGCTACGCCGGCATCGGTGACGTCATCGTCGCCACCGTCAAGGACGCCATCCCGGGTGGCAACGTCAAGCGCGGTGACGTCGTCAAGGCCGTCGTGGTGCGCACCGTCAAGGAGCGCAGGCGTTCCGACGGCAGCTACATCAAGTTCGACGAGAACGCCGCGGTAATCATCAAGCCCGACAACGACCCGCGCGGTACCCGCATCTTCGGGCCGGTCGGGCGCGAACTGCGCGAGAAGCGATTCATGAAGATCATCTCGCTGGCTCCGGAGGTTTTGTAG
- the sppA gene encoding signal peptide peptidase SppA codes for MFAFLPSLPGVDDVRALAGRVDTVRHHGVPNGCVLEFNLRSVPPETSGFDPMALVTGAQRPMALREAVAAIHRAAEDPRVAGLIARVQLAASPPAAVQELREAIATFSAVKPSLAWAETYPGTLSYYLASAFSEVWMQPSGSVGLIGFASEATFLRAALDKAGIDAEFVARGEYKSAANVFTEEGFTEAHREAVTRMLKSLQDQVWHAIAESRKIDSAALDAPADRAPLLRDDAVSSGLVDHIGFRDQAHARIAELIGVEGVSGEVNDPETDPEKLAPRLNLARYAAASRSRLVPPAPPIPGRRPKPTFAVITLQGPIVNGRGGPQFLPFGNSSVGGDTIAAALREAAGDDSVSAIVLRIDSPGGSVTASETIWREVARARERGKPVVASMGSVAASGGYYAAMAADVIVANPATITGSIGVITGKLVFRDLKERFGVVSDAVRTNANADAWSTDVPFTAQQRADREAEADLIYADFVQRVAEGRNLSTEAVNAVAQGRVWTGADALERGLVDELGGLRTAVRRAKVLAGLDEDAEVRVASFPGSSLLQLVRPRASSQPAAASLPDALGALLGRTVAAIVENLEQAVSGASVLWLGESRF; via the coding sequence ATGTTCGCCTTTCTGCCTTCTCTGCCCGGTGTCGACGACGTGCGTGCCCTGGCCGGCCGCGTCGATACGGTTCGCCACCACGGTGTGCCCAATGGCTGCGTGCTCGAATTCAACCTGCGGTCGGTGCCGCCCGAAACGTCGGGCTTCGACCCGATGGCGCTCGTCACCGGGGCGCAGCGACCGATGGCGCTGCGCGAGGCGGTCGCCGCGATCCACCGCGCCGCCGAGGATCCCCGGGTGGCCGGACTGATCGCCCGGGTGCAGCTCGCGGCCTCGCCGCCGGCGGCGGTCCAGGAGCTGCGCGAGGCGATCGCGACGTTCAGCGCGGTCAAGCCCTCGCTGGCCTGGGCCGAGACCTACCCGGGCACGTTGTCCTACTACCTGGCTTCGGCGTTCAGCGAGGTCTGGATGCAGCCCTCGGGAAGCGTCGGCCTGATCGGCTTCGCGAGCGAAGCGACCTTCCTGCGGGCCGCGCTGGACAAGGCGGGAATCGACGCGGAGTTCGTCGCCAGAGGCGAATACAAGTCGGCGGCAAACGTTTTCACCGAAGAGGGTTTCACCGAGGCCCATCGCGAAGCGGTCACCCGGATGCTGAAAAGCCTGCAGGACCAGGTGTGGCACGCGATCGCCGAGTCTCGCAAGATCGATTCCGCCGCGCTCGACGCGCCGGCCGACCGGGCCCCGCTGCTGCGCGACGACGCGGTGTCATCCGGCCTGGTCGACCACATCGGATTCCGCGATCAGGCCCACGCGCGGATCGCGGAATTGATTGGTGTGGAAGGTGTTTCGGGCGAGGTAAACGACCCCGAGACCGACCCCGAAAAGCTGGCGCCGCGGCTCAACCTGGCGCGCTACGCCGCCGCGTCCCGGTCGCGGCTGGTGCCACCGGCGCCGCCGATCCCCGGCCGCCGGCCCAAGCCCACCTTCGCCGTGATCACCCTGCAGGGTCCGATCGTCAACGGGCGCGGCGGGCCCCAATTCCTGCCGTTCGGCAACTCGAGCGTCGGTGGTGACACGATCGCGGCCGCCCTGCGGGAGGCGGCAGGCGACGATTCGGTGTCGGCGATCGTGCTGCGCATCGACAGCCCCGGCGGCTCGGTCACGGCGTCGGAGACCATCTGGCGCGAGGTGGCGCGGGCCCGCGAACGCGGCAAACCGGTGGTGGCATCGATGGGCTCGGTGGCCGCGTCCGGCGGTTACTACGCCGCGATGGCCGCCGACGTGATCGTGGCCAACCCCGCCACGATCACCGGTTCGATCGGTGTGATCACCGGGAAGCTGGTGTTCCGCGATCTCAAGGAGCGCTTCGGCGTCGTGTCAGATGCGGTGCGCACCAACGCCAATGCCGACGCGTGGTCGACCGATGTGCCCTTCACGGCGCAGCAGCGTGCCGATCGCGAGGCCGAGGCGGACTTGATCTACGCCGACTTCGTGCAGCGCGTCGCCGAAGGCCGCAACCTCAGCACCGAGGCTGTGAACGCCGTTGCCCAGGGACGGGTGTGGACCGGAGCCGACGCCCTCGAGCGTGGCCTGGTCGACGAACTCGGGGGCCTGCGCACCGCGGTGCGGCGCGCCAAGGTCCTGGCCGGCCTGGACGAGGACGCCGAAGTCCGGGTGGCCAGCTTCCCGGGATCCTCGCTGCTTCAGCTGGTGCGGCCCCGGGCGTCCTCGCAACCGGCCGCCGCGTCGCTGCCGGACGCGCTGGGTGCACTGCTGGGGCGCACGGTTGCCGCGATCGTTGAGAACCTCGAGCAGGCGGTCAGCGGTGCGAGCGTGCTGTGGCTGGGGGAGTCGCGCTTCTAG
- the rplE gene encoding 50S ribosomal protein L5 translates to MTTAEKVQPRLKERYRNEIRDALHKEFGYGNVMQIPTVTKVVVNMGVGDAARDAKLINGAVSDLALITGQRPEIRKARKSIAQFKLREGMPIGARVTLRGDRMWEFLDRLTSIALPRIRDFRGLSPKQFDGVGNYTFGLAEQSVFHEIDVDKIDRVRGMDINVVTTATNDDEGRALLRALGFPFKEN, encoded by the coding sequence ATGACCACTGCAGAGAAAGTGCAGCCGCGCCTGAAAGAGCGCTACCGCAACGAGATTCGCGATGCGTTGCACAAGGAGTTCGGCTACGGCAACGTCATGCAGATCCCGACCGTGACCAAGGTCGTCGTCAACATGGGCGTCGGCGACGCCGCCCGGGACGCCAAGTTGATCAACGGCGCGGTCAGCGACCTGGCCCTGATCACCGGGCAGCGGCCCGAAATCCGCAAGGCTCGCAAGTCCATCGCCCAGTTCAAGCTGCGCGAGGGCATGCCGATCGGCGCGCGGGTCACCCTGCGGGGAGACCGGATGTGGGAGTTCCTCGACCGGCTCACCTCCATTGCGCTGCCGCGTATTCGTGACTTCCGCGGGCTATCGCCCAAGCAGTTCGATGGCGTCGGCAACTACACCTTCGGACTGGCCGAGCAGTCGGTGTTCCACGAGATCGATGTGGACAAGATCGACCGGGTCCGCGGCATGGACATCAACGTCGTCACTACGGCGACGAACGACGACGAAGGACGAGCGCTGTTGCGGGCCCTCGGCTTTCCGTTCAAGGAGAACTGA
- a CDS encoding formylglycine-generating enzyme family protein gives MLTELVDLPGGTFRMGSTAFYPEEAPIHTVTVGPFAVERHPVTNAQFAEFVSATGYVTVAEQPIDPALYPGMDPGELSAGAMVFRPTPGPVDLRDWRQWWDWVPGASWCHPFGPASGVEDRADHPVVQVAYPDAAAYARWAGRRLPTEAEWEYAARGGRASTYAWGDEPDPGGQLMANTWQGNFPYRNDGALGWVGTSPVGEFPPNGFGLHDMIGNVWEWTATEFAAHHRLDAPPKSCCAPSGPADPTVSQALKGGSHLCAPEYCHRYRPAARSPQSQDTATTHIGFRCVADPGSAAAR, from the coding sequence GTGCTCACCGAGCTGGTCGATCTCCCCGGCGGCACCTTCCGCATGGGATCGACGGCCTTCTACCCCGAAGAGGCGCCGATCCACACCGTGACCGTGGGGCCCTTCGCGGTGGAGCGGCACCCGGTGACCAACGCGCAATTTGCCGAATTCGTCTCTGCCACAGGCTATGTCACGGTCGCCGAGCAGCCGATCGACCCGGCGCTGTACCCGGGGATGGATCCCGGTGAGCTGAGCGCGGGCGCAATGGTTTTCCGTCCCACGCCGGGTCCGGTCGACCTGCGCGACTGGCGGCAGTGGTGGGACTGGGTGCCGGGCGCGAGTTGGTGCCATCCGTTCGGACCGGCCAGCGGTGTCGAGGACCGGGCCGATCATCCGGTCGTTCAGGTCGCATATCCGGATGCCGCCGCCTACGCGCGCTGGGCCGGGCGGCGGCTGCCGACGGAGGCGGAGTGGGAGTACGCCGCCCGCGGCGGACGCGCGAGCACCTATGCCTGGGGCGACGAGCCCGATCCCGGCGGGCAACTGATGGCCAACACGTGGCAGGGCAACTTTCCGTACCGCAACGACGGTGCGCTCGGCTGGGTGGGGACCTCGCCGGTGGGGGAGTTTCCGCCGAACGGGTTCGGACTGCACGACATGATCGGCAACGTCTGGGAGTGGACCGCCACCGAATTCGCCGCGCACCATCGCCTCGATGCGCCCCCGAAGTCGTGTTGTGCACCGTCGGGACCCGCAGACCCGACCGTCAGCCAGGCCTTGAAGGGTGGTTCGCACCTGTGCGCGCCGGAGTACTGCCACCGCTACCGCCCGGCCGCCCGGTCACCGCAGTCCCAAGACACCGCCACCACCCACATCGGGTTTCGCTGCGTGGCCGACCCCGGATCCGCCGCCGCGCGTTAA
- the rpsH gene encoding 30S ribosomal protein S8, whose translation MTMTDPIADFLTRLRNANSAYHDEVTLPHSKIKANIAQILKSEGYISDFRTEDARVGKSLVVQLKYGPSRERSIAGLRRVSKPGLRVYAKSTGLPRVLGGLGVAIISTSSGLLTDRQAARQGVGGEVLAYVW comes from the coding sequence ATGACAATGACGGACCCGATCGCAGACTTCTTAACACGTCTGCGCAACGCCAATTCGGCGTATCACGACGAAGTGACGTTGCCGCACTCCAAGATCAAGGCCAACATCGCCCAGATCCTCAAGAGCGAGGGATACATCAGCGATTTCCGGACCGAAGATGCTCGGGTCGGCAAGTCGCTGGTGGTTCAGCTCAAGTACGGGCCCAGCCGGGAACGCAGCATTGCCGGCCTGCGCCGGGTCTCCAAGCCCGGTCTTCGGGTGTACGCGAAATCCACTGGCCTGCCGCGCGTGCTCGGCGGCCTGGGCGTGGCGATCATCTCGACATCTTCGGGGCTGCTAACCGACCGCCAGGCTGCTCGACAGGGCGTGGGCGGCGAAGTCCTCGCGTACGTGTGGTGA
- the rplF gene encoding 50S ribosomal protein L6, which translates to MSRIGKKPIPVPAGVDVTIDGQKVSVKGPKGTLDLTVAEPITVVRSEDGAIVVNRPDDERENRSLHGLSRTLVSNLVTGVTQGYTTKMEIFGVGYRVQLKGSNLEFALGYSHPVLIEAPEGITFAVETPTKFSVTGIDKQKVGQISANIRRLRRPDPYKGKGVRYEGEQVRRKVGKTGK; encoded by the coding sequence ATGTCGCGCATTGGTAAGAAGCCGATTCCGGTTCCCGCCGGAGTCGACGTAACGATCGACGGCCAAAAGGTCTCGGTCAAGGGTCCCAAGGGCACCCTCGACCTGACCGTCGCCGAGCCGATCACGGTGGTACGCAGCGAAGACGGTGCGATCGTGGTCAACCGCCCGGACGACGAGCGGGAAAACCGTTCGCTGCACGGGCTGTCGCGCACGCTGGTGTCCAACCTGGTCACCGGCGTCACGCAGGGCTACACGACCAAGATGGAGATCTTCGGCGTCGGCTACCGGGTGCAGCTCAAAGGCTCCAACCTCGAGTTCGCGCTCGGATACAGCCACCCGGTGTTGATCGAGGCGCCCGAGGGCATCACGTTCGCGGTGGAGACGCCGACGAAGTTCAGCGTCACCGGGATCGACAAGCAGAAAGTCGGCCAGATTTCGGCGAACATCCGCCGGCTGCGCCGTCCCGACCCGTACAAGGGCAAGGGCGTGCGCTACGAGGGTGAGCAGGTCCGCCGCAAGGTCGGAAAGACAGGTAAGTAG
- the rpsE gene encoding 30S ribosomal protein S5 produces the protein MAEQSAGGQGAPDSRDGRDSRDSRDGRGRRDGGGGRGRDRDRDGDKSNYLERVVAINRVSKVVKGGRRFSFTALVIVGDGAGMVGVGYGKAKEVPAAIAKGVEEARKGFFRVPLIGGTITHPVQGEAAAGVVLLRPASPGTGVIAGGAARAVLECAGVHDILAKSLGSDNAINVVHATVAALKLLQRPEEVAARRGLPIEDVAPAGMLRARRESEALAASAAREGTAQQ, from the coding sequence ATGGCGGAGCAGTCCGCTGGGGGGCAAGGCGCCCCGGACAGCCGTGACGGCCGCGATTCCCGCGATTCCCGTGACGGCCGGGGTCGGCGCGACGGCGGCGGTGGCCGCGGGCGCGACCGTGACCGCGACGGAGACAAGAGCAACTACCTGGAACGGGTCGTCGCGATCAACCGTGTTTCCAAGGTGGTCAAGGGTGGTCGGCGATTCAGCTTCACCGCTCTGGTCATCGTGGGTGACGGCGCGGGCATGGTCGGTGTCGGCTACGGCAAGGCCAAGGAAGTTCCGGCCGCGATCGCCAAGGGTGTCGAGGAAGCACGCAAGGGCTTCTTCCGGGTCCCGCTGATCGGCGGCACCATCACGCACCCGGTGCAGGGTGAGGCGGCCGCGGGTGTGGTGCTGTTGCGCCCGGCCAGTCCGGGTACCGGTGTGATCGCCGGTGGTGCGGCGCGCGCCGTGCTGGAATGCGCCGGGGTGCACGACATCCTGGCCAAGTCGCTGGGCAGTGACAACGCGATCAACGTGGTGCACGCCACGGTGGCCGCGCTCAAGCTGCTGCAGCGCCCGGAGGAGGTGGCCGCTCGCCGCGGTCTGCCGATCGAGGATGTCGCCCCGGCCGGGATGCTGAGGGCGCGACGGGAAAGCGAAGCGCTGGCCGCCAGTGCCGCGCGAGAAGGAACGGCACAGCAATGA
- the rplO gene encoding 50S ribosomal protein L15 gives MTIKLHDLKPAPGSKKARTRVGRGEGSKGKTAGRGTKGTKARKNVPVTFEGGQMPIHMRLPKLKGFKNRFRTEYEIVNVGDISRLFPEGGAIGVAELVAKGAVRKNSLVKVLGDGDLAVKVDVSAHKFSGSAREKITAAGGSATELS, from the coding sequence ATGACCATCAAATTGCACGACCTGAAGCCGGCCCCCGGGTCGAAGAAGGCGCGCACTCGCGTCGGTCGCGGTGAGGGCTCCAAAGGTAAGACCGCCGGTCGCGGTACCAAGGGAACCAAGGCGCGCAAGAACGTGCCGGTGACCTTCGAGGGTGGTCAGATGCCGATCCACATGCGGCTGCCCAAGCTCAAGGGGTTCAAGAACCGGTTCCGCACCGAATACGAGATCGTCAACGTCGGTGACATCAGTCGGCTGTTCCCCGAGGGCGGTGCCATCGGCGTCGCCGAGCTGGTTGCCAAGGGTGCGGTTCGCAAGAACTCGTTGGTGAAGGTCCTCGGCGACGGCGACCTGGCCGTCAAGGTCGACGTGTCGGCGCACAAGTTCAGCGGCAGCGCCCGCGAGAAGATCACCGCCGCGGGCGGCTCGGCCACCGAGCTCTCCTAG
- the rplR gene encoding 50S ribosomal protein L18, translating into MAKTQADAQKPAGKNISATRRVARLRRHARLRKKIAGTSERPRLVVNRSARHIHVQLVNDLTGTTVAAASSIEADVRGVDGDKKAHSVRVGQLIAERAKAAGIDSVVFDRGGYTYGGRIAALADAARENGLKF; encoded by the coding sequence ATGGCGAAAACACAGGCTGATGCCCAAAAGCCGGCGGGTAAGAACATCTCCGCCACTCGACGGGTCGCGCGGCTGCGCAGGCACGCGCGGCTGCGCAAGAAGATCGCCGGCACCTCGGAGCGTCCGCGCCTGGTGGTGAACCGGTCGGCCCGGCACATCCACGTGCAACTGGTCAACGACCTCACCGGCACCACGGTGGCCGCCGCGTCGTCCATCGAGGCGGACGTTCGCGGCGTCGACGGCGACAAGAAAGCCCACAGCGTGCGGGTCGGTCAATTGATCGCCGAGCGCGCCAAGGCGGCCGGCATCGACAGCGTGGTGTTCGACCGTGGCGGATACACCTATGGCGGACGGATCGCGGCGCTGGCTGACGCTGCCCGCGAGAACGGATTGAAATTCTGA
- a CDS encoding LLM class flavin-dependent oxidoreductase, translated as MRFSIAVPQFDYDVFDAAGLRSYVERAEELGFEGIWTLEQTIGRAPLLAPLELLSYCAAFTERLRLGVAVLVTSQHEPLQLASAVTTVDRISHGRLDIGVAPGRGGPTLAAFGVDKDTFVSYFTEGLQLMKAAWSDEPTIDFHGRFREVANVPFQPKPVQRPHPPIWFGGMAPKALARAVRHGDAYMGAGASGTEAFAAAVPVVRRELEEQQKDPAHFPISKRVYLMVDDDAARARERVLDGLNRVYNGLIPGIEEVPVSGTPADVVRGLQEVIDAGAQTLLLNPVGADVPQNREQMERLAAEIIPQLG; from the coding sequence GTGAGGTTCTCGATTGCCGTCCCGCAGTTCGACTACGACGTCTTCGATGCGGCCGGGCTGCGCTCCTACGTGGAGCGCGCCGAGGAACTCGGGTTCGAAGGCATCTGGACGCTCGAGCAGACCATCGGCCGCGCGCCGCTGCTCGCACCGCTGGAGTTGCTGTCGTATTGTGCGGCGTTCACGGAGCGATTGCGGCTGGGGGTGGCCGTGCTGGTGACGTCGCAGCACGAGCCGCTGCAGTTAGCTTCCGCGGTGACGACGGTCGACCGGATCAGCCACGGCCGGCTGGATATCGGTGTCGCACCGGGCCGCGGCGGCCCCACCCTCGCCGCCTTCGGTGTGGACAAGGACACCTTCGTCTCGTATTTCACCGAGGGCCTGCAACTGATGAAGGCGGCCTGGTCCGACGAGCCCACGATCGACTTCCACGGCCGGTTCCGCGAGGTCGCTAACGTCCCCTTCCAACCCAAGCCGGTGCAGCGCCCGCACCCGCCGATCTGGTTCGGCGGGATGGCCCCCAAGGCCTTGGCCCGGGCGGTGCGCCATGGTGACGCGTACATGGGCGCGGGCGCGTCGGGCACCGAGGCCTTTGCCGCAGCCGTCCCGGTCGTGCGCCGCGAGCTCGAGGAGCAGCAGAAGGACCCGGCGCACTTCCCGATCAGCAAGCGCGTGTACCTGATGGTCGACGACGATGCGGCGCGCGCCCGCGAGCGGGTGCTCGACGGCCTCAACCGCGTCTACAACGGCCTGATACCCGGTATCGAGGAGGTTCCGGTATCGGGCACGCCCGCCGACGTCGTTCGCGGCCTGCAAGAGGTGATTGACGCCGGAGCGCAGACGCTGCTGCTCAATCCGGTCGGCGCCGACGTCCCACAAAATCGCGAACAGATGGAACGCCTTGCCGCAGAGATCATTCCGCAGCTCGGCTAG
- a CDS encoding type Z 30S ribosomal protein S14, which translates to MAKKALVNKANAKPRFAVRGYTRCNKCGRPRAVYRKFGLCRICLREMAHAGELPGVQKSSW; encoded by the coding sequence ATGGCTAAGAAGGCACTCGTTAACAAGGCCAACGCCAAGCCGCGCTTCGCGGTGCGTGGCTACACACGCTGCAACAAGTGCGGACGTCCGCGTGCGGTTTACCGCAAGTTCGGGCTGTGCAGGATCTGCCTGCGCGAAATGGCGCACGCGGGCGAACTGCCCGGCGTGCAGAAGAGCAGCTGGTAA
- the rpmD gene encoding 50S ribosomal protein L30 — translation MSQLKITQVRGIIGARWKQRESLRTLGLRKIRQSVVREDNPQTRGLIAVVSHLVEVEETK, via the coding sequence ATGAGCCAGCTGAAGATCACCCAGGTGCGCGGCATCATTGGGGCGCGCTGGAAACAGCGCGAGTCCCTGCGCACCCTGGGGTTGCGAAAGATTCGCCAGTCGGTGGTTCGCGAGGACAACCCCCAGACCCGCGGGCTGATCGCGGTGGTGAGCCACCTGGTTGAGGTGGAGGAGACCAAATGA